AGGGAAGGAAATCCAGAATGGCCAAAGGGAAAACCAGACCACATGTCGTGTCTACACGTTCCCATTGAACTAGGAGCAGCCCCAGAGGCTACGTACCGTGTGAAATAGGTGCAAGGTAGATATTTCACACCGGTACCAATGTTTGTTTCAAAAACACACTTGTGTGCCTAAAAACATTAGCATTTTCAAACGTTTTCCATTCAAGGAACTCTTCCCCCATCAACTGCTGCTCAACTCCCACAACAGAATATTCTGAGGAGTACGTTAAAATCACATATTTGACTCCTGTGGCATACTGACTAGACCTCTTGGGGCTGACCATTACCACATGTGAAATGAAGGGCAAATTAAACATTAAATGCAGACACGAGTAACATTACTctgatgtgtttttgttttttatttttttaataactggAAAAACTAAAGAAGTTTTCAGAGGGGCACTTGGGACCTGAAAAATGGTAGTGGCCGCTTGGGTACTTCCCTGCCCACCACTCTTCTGCTccacatccccaccaccaccacacacacaaacaatagtGTTTAtatctgtcaagaaatacttttgtaagccgccgtgacagccttttttggctgaatggcggcataaaaatccataaataaataaataaataaattatatctcTAGGGTTTCAACTACGTATTTGAACCCAGCAATGGGACAGGGAGTGGGAAACCTGTTTCTGGAGGAATAATCAGGATCAGAAAAGCAAGTGGCTTGTAGGTTTATGCAAGACGAAAAGCAGTTGGTGTGGGATCTTAGCAACACACACTGTAGATGGGAGGTGCTGAACTTCTTTTAACCCCcagggttgaattccatttcagagcagctctccaGTGATGTGcgaagctgaaggcaaaagagatcAGGCCAAGACACCAGAAACACCAGCATAATGTAACTTAAgcgcttactgccagtagctaagcctcaggaggagcatttcaaccttttagaattgggggggggggacccgtgcaaaagccaggaaaccacccaacaatCGACAgtcagggaggggggcagggaaagggggcgtagccatctggggaaccctgggacTCCAGACAGGgtagatttggcccacaggcctgaggttcaattcCACTGCTGTAGATGGAAGTATTAAGCAGCCTGTGTCCACCCCTGACCCCTGCCGCCCACCCCAGACCATAGCTTCCAAGGCTGCATTTGACGGATGGGAAAAGGAGAAACATGCTCCATGATTACGCATCAGATATAGTATGGTCtaataactgttttaattgttttactgcttttaaattatatactggttttaacttgattagtggtttaatttgtttttagctgtatatatttattgttttatattgcatgattttatctgtacgtcaccctgagatcctagtgatatagggtgggatacaaatgtttaaaataaataaattatgtgtcTCTTGTTAATTGCAGAATTGGTAAATAAAATTGTGTAGTTGCATCAAAGCCAATAAGAATTTTATCATCTTAACCATACACGGCAGAGTAGCCAGGAGCGATCAGACTTACTGTGAAAGGGCTCTGGCTCTGTCTATGGCCAACACCTCTTCTTTCTGACCATGAAGAACCAAAGCTGCAGTTTTGTGGAACACTTCAATGGAATAGGCTGTCAACTCAGCCAGGCTTCTGATTGCAAATGTGTGGATATCCTGCAGAGGTTAGAAAAGAGGTGTTTGTCTACTGGCTTAAAAATATATCATTATATCAGTTTCCCAGCCAATTCCATCCCAAAGGCTTCACAAGATTATCTAAGCACATCCACAGTTAGATTGCATTGCAACATTCTTTTAGTTAAAATTACTACCTCTACAGTTTTTTCATCGTCTCGTTCAGCATCGCCCAAGCCCACTTGCTGGTCTCCATCGTGCAGCCTTTCTTCTTTCGCAGTTTGTACGCTGAGGCTTTTAGCCAATTCACGAGCAGAGTTCCTTGCCTGTCCAAGAGGAAGCAGAGAGACATCAGCACATTGCTGAAATGACAGGGAGGATGACCCCACTCATGCTGCCATTGGAAGAAGTGCAAGCGCATTTGGAATGAAGGAACACCGTCCCCATTTGGGGAAAAAGAACCAGAACTAGAGTCGGAAGCATGCTGAACTTCGCAACGAATTTGCAAAGAAAGCAGTTTCGTTGTATAAAGAATTCTCCTCCCCTAGAGATTTGACTAAAGCCACAGTTGAAATCTTTCAGAAGCATTAAGACTGCTTCTGACAaaacttcaagcaaatcccataccCATGAGGAGGGGGCAGGCAAGCAACTGTCCCCATTGCAAAACTTTCCCCATAGAAGACAATGAGGACTCCTCATTATGAAGAAGTGAAGGGGAGTTCTCTTGGGCACCAACCTGTTCCCTCCCCTTCACATCTCCAGCCATCAAGATTCAAGCCTGCTTCTTTTGGCATGGCCCCATCACAGATTTTTAGTCACGCCAGAGTGGGGTAAAACACCGGAAAACAGCTTGCACAAGTGTGACTTGCAATAAAATGTTTGCAGCAGATAGAGCTCCCTGATCAGGATTCATACCACTCTATTCCATTTCCTTTTCCCCAGTAAGCTATCAACACACTCCCAATAATCATATAATAATTATTCTCTACGTCTGCAAACATATATGCGCACATGCATGTGAGTTACTGTCATTTGAACCAATGGGCTGGGTGACAACATTCAATAAGTAAATTCCTTAAAAACCGTTTCCTCTCTAACAGTGAATATCATTATATGCTTTGCCATAAGAACGGGTCCATAAATAAGAGGCTTTTTAAACTTCTTTGGAAAACAGTGCCACCCACTGCTATGCAAGTAACTACAAGCGAGTGtctggctatttactgtgttatctgtacagcaccatgtacattgatggtgctatataaataaataataataataataataagagtgtGGAAATGGTGTTCATCTATTCCTTTGAAGCAGAACAAACCACCTCTAATTGAAGATTGCATTTAGTGCACTTAGTAGACATTGCATGCTTTCAAATTTGTACCATATAAAGCCTACGGGGCAGTAAACCAATATCCAGGACTTAACTTTAGAAACCTGGCCCTTTTGAAAAGCAGTGACAGACCAGTAGCACAGAAACAGCCTGAAGAATTTGCCCTATTAAAAGATAGAAGGTTTATAATACCTGATGTCCCAATTTGGAAAATCCTCCTATTGTTTTCATATACCATTAAGTAGAGAAAATATATCACAGGGAATGCCACCCCTCACATTTCACAGCCAGAAGACACTGCAAGAACAACTCCATAGacgagccaggctggatcagaccaagggtccatctagtccagcactctgttcacatagtggccaaccagctgatgaccaagaatccacaaacaggacatgggagCAACAGCCCcatcccatgttccccaacaactggtgtatataagctaaCTGCCACCGATACTGGAGGTtgcgcatagccatcaggactagtagccacttatGGCCACTAGtagccattccttctcttccaggaatgtatccaagccatccaaattggtggcatcactacatcttgcagttgtacatttcatagtttaactatgtgctgtgtgaaggaataTTTCTTTTCATCTGTTCTCAATCGCCCATCaatcagcctcatgggatgatcccgggttctaatattatgggaaagggagaaaaataaccCCAaccaccaaaaagaggacaagacAAAGACTCACTCACTTGGGTCAGTTTGGCTGGCTTTGTAGAGACACGTAGTTGTGAAAAGAGATCTGTTACTTCCTTTGAAAAGTCTTCGTCTTCTGAAAGCAACAGGAGACCGATGTTGAATGCTCTATGTAATCATGCACTGAAAACCCTGTTACTATTTCTGCGAATATATCACATGAATGGCTGCAGAGCAATCACACACTTGCTTCTTTCCATTCTTCAGAGGAACACTGCTTCAAATATGCCTAATGCTTTGAAATAGAGGGTGTCGGTTTGGGCATCCCCACTGCCCTAGCAAATGATaatagctcagttcagacaacacatttctcaatggtggttttagaactccacggttgAGTTTTTACACCATCGTTGAGAAATGTATtatctggcgggaaaactccaccccacagcgttttttttggaaaacactccatgctgaatatctatgctgtgcagaggagagttcctgttgCATGTTATGTGGTGAGCTCCATGGtgttttccgttgcattgagttgacttttcccattggctacagagaTTCCTGGCAAGAGGGGTGAAAGcagggagtgccgctctaggataGCTGCCGGgattatttttttgcagcaatggctgatgagataccatagggaggaccaggggaggagagagggcagaggaactatAAATCAAACTTCGCAATGGATTtcactcaactccatggtagcccacagtcaggcaacagtggagttagaatatgCTGTGTGGGGAGCGACCCCTAAAagctcaactgttgagtggagttttcacactgcattgactatcgtgttgtctgaactgagccaatgatgACGATGGGGCAGAGGCCATCaggcagcaccagcactttggcCATCATGACATACTGGGGCCCATTAGGGCAGATAGTGGTCACCACAGAATCCTTtctttctaattaaaaaaaaaaattgtagtcTGGGGCATGGATATGAGACAGCTGCTCATTGTATTATTTTTCCTTAAAATAtgttatccttttctacaacaaaatggtgcttattcccggTAAATGTGTCTAGCATTGGGGAAGCAAAAGCAAGCTCTTTTTTATTCTtgcagtcatgatggtgctattaTTTCAGtgagttttaaaatgtgaaactgcacatggtccgagcatttcatttcttttttaaaaatctgggctGGGTGGCAGGTTGTACTTTGGTTTTTGCTCTAACGTATCAAGGATGGAGAAGCAATTGAAAAGCATGGAATGGCGAGTGGCGGGGAGAAGATAAATGTGAATTGCGTGCTTCACAACCAAAAACACATAGTCATTTAACAGGGCCCTCTGTAAGACCAAGAAGTCCAGGGTCTGTCTAAAACTACTAAGCTGCACCACTGGTGCAAAAACAAACCATtagcccatctagttcagtactgtctatactgactggcaggaTTTCAGACAAGGCCTTTCCCAGCCATAACTGAAGaaaccagggattgaatctggaacctttTGTATACAAAACATGCACTCttacactgagctatgacccccaCCAAACTTCCGTCTGAATCCTTACTAGCTCAGCAAAAGAGTGATTGACCACTATAGACTTTTGGATTGGTTGGGTCACCCAAATAGTTGCCAACCTCTACTTTGAGGAGACCGTTCGAAACACTGTAAGAATACTGAAAACAGTAATAAATGTATTGTCAGCTGTGCTTCAAATATGTCTAATGCTTTGAATTACAGGGTGCCAGTTTGGGCCCTTGTTTCATAAGAGGACGTCCTGTAAGGTCTGAGAATCCCCTGGCTCAAGCAGGGTTGGATGTAAGGGCTGGGTATTCAATCTGAGCAACCCTAAGCCTCTTGAAGGAAGGGCAGGACCCAAACATAACAAAGAATGGAAACTAAGAATACCAGTGACCAAGATGTCGATGGCATATATAATCTTGCCAAAAGCATTCACCTGAAAAAGTCTGAAGTACATAGAGTACTCAATTAATGTCCTGTGCTGTCCTGGACTTCCCACAAAGATTTGAGAGAAATGGACACTGTCAGAAATGGAAAAATGCCTAGATGGACAATTGATATGACTCACTAGGCCTGCTCTTATGATCAGTCTACTGTCCTTCATGTGGTACTGCAGCACACTTACCGCAGAATGAATTAACTTGCCATTCAATTATTTTAGAAGTCTGCTTTTACATTTGTAAGCTGGAATTCTTGTAAttacctttcttttcttcctcttcatcgTCATAAAATTCCGCTAACGAAAATGCTTCTTTGAGCTGTTCCAACTCTGCCTTTATAATATCTAACTCCTCTCCAGAGAGAGCGCTTATAACTGACTTCACctgattgaaagaaagaaagccacagAGAGAATCGTAAACTCGGTAGCAAAAAAGAAACGCTTTGCAATTGATGTGAAAAGTAAGGCAGCAGCACTAATGATAGGATGCGTAGTGAAAGAAATTCTCTCTTTGAGAGGAGAACACAGCGTTTGCataccctctttcccctccatgaGGGAATAAGAGTATTGAAGTCACCACATCTCACATAGTCATTGATTTTTTTAACTATCAAGGGCCTAGTTGGCCAGCGCAACAAATATTGAGAAAACTCTCATTTAAAACACACGACACAAAGGCAAAAGAAACAGCGGGAGAAGGCAGGATGTCATTTTTCCTGTTTTTACTGGTTTTCATTTACTTGTGCTTGTGTGGAATCTATAAAAGGACTCTTCCCCCAGAGTTTATATAGATACCTATGCTTACTCCTCTTCAattgttcaaaaaaaaaaaaaaaaaaaggaaaaggaaattgcTCAAGGCCATTACCTTTGATTCACTCTCTCTGGAAAGCATCTCTAAAGCTTCCAAATGAGAAAGGCCCTGAAACTCATCAAAGAGTAGCCCATAATGGGCTTTCTTCTCTGTAGCCATGGAAACCTCAGTAGCTGTCCGCTGTTCTTCTCTCTCCTTTGCCTCTCGCAAGACCTACAAATGGAAAAGCTAACACATTAGAActccaaaaaaacacaaaaccccgAAATATACTAAGAAAAAGTTCATGTCTGGAATATTTGGAATTCTACTGTGAACCATTCTATGGACGACACGTTTGTTATTGACAGCCCAGAAAGAAACCATTCATGTTGTTATGGGAGCTTAAAGGGATCCAGTACCTGAGAAAGAGTGGAATTTCTGTTCATCAGAccttttgttttcttaaatcCAGGGTCACCTTCAGCTATCACATCCATAGTCTTCTTACCAATGAATTCTAAGGCATCCAAACTTCCAGTAATAACCGTTTTCCCCTAGAAAACAGGTTTGCACATTTTAAGAAAGGGGAGTGAAAGTCAAGACTTGGCCTTGAAGAAGAAGGCATTCACTTAAGACAGAGACATGAACACACGGTGGAAGCTCTGGGAGTCCAAGGTTCAAAGTGCAGAATGGGCTTTTATCACTGTCTCCAGAAAGTAAGATATAGGTAAAGGTTACAAGAAAGAGCACAGCCTTTATTCTATTGGTGGAACAATCCCAAACAAGACAAAACCTTTTTCAAAAGCATATCATTATATGCTGTATGAAGCTGACAAATCTGAGTGAGTTGTGTTTCTTGTTTTGTATTATGAACATGGCAAGATCCAAGTTTAGTCTGGTTTCAGATTGGTATAGGATAGGCAAAGAATGCTTTCGCCAATGAACAGAGAAATGAGCAGCCACTGGGAGATGGAAATTTCCTGGATCAAGAAAGTAAACTGGGCTGGGGAAAATCTGCTGGTTGAAGGAGGCCCGAGCTACTTTCTGTGGTGGACTTACATGTTTGGAATGCCAGGAAGTACATACGACCCCCCCTCTCTTTGTTGGCCTTTGGGTGAATTCTAAAGACTTATTTATTCCACTCTGCATTTACTTAATTCTCACATGCTGTGCTTTAACTAAGGTTTTATCTGTTAccttatttgttatatttcttttttattatttttattatttatatactaaatattttttagggttttattttgtattttaaactaagTTATAATCCACTTCATGGGGGTTGTTATCCTGAAAAGGGGCACTATACATctattaaataataacaacaacaactcaaaatACCTGCACATAAAGCAGCATTCTGAACTCAGTCATTACAAAGGTCAACCACATCACTAACTCTTGGCAAAGTCCACAAACTACTAGATGACATGTCTTTTGCTACTGTATGCATGTACTCTCAGGTTCTTTGACTCCAACCCAATTAAACATCAAATCTAGATTGAGGAATTCACATAAATTGGTGCCCAGGTCTtaaaacacagcaggaaatcgtCTTCTATGAAAGAATGACATCCTACATTTCAGATTTCATATCTCAAAGCTAGAATGTCTATTTCTCCTCAGACTCTTTAATTGGAAACTTTCCCCTAAGACAAACAGGCTCTAGACACATCACAGGCTCCTTACACATAGCCAACAACTCAGTTATTAATAGTTAAAAATAGTACATGGGGCTCCATAACTGAATGACCACTTGATGAAGACAGCAGAACAAAGGCTACCCAGGACTCAAAATAAAAGACATCAGTGTTCATGTATCCGTTTCAGTCTCACTCACTGTGCTCTGAACAGCAGCAGAGATGGTAGAAAACATTCCAAGTGCACCACTAATAGGCGAGGGGTTTTCAATCTCTCCTTTGTCATTGTTGCCTTCTTCAAGGTTTTGGTTTTCTGAAATGAAGGGGGCAGTGGAATTTAAGCGTTATAAAATTTCAGCTCCCCAACAAAAAAATTTCCTCTGCAAACAGAAACTGGATGTCCTGTGGTTTAAAATAGGCAGCTCAGAGCAACACTGTGGCACGTTGCCATGGGAGTTGCTGTTTCAAACCAGTCCAAAGCCCCTTTGGGCATATAAAActagcatttatttcatttccaaaaCATATTAGTTGCTCTGTAACTAATGGCTcttgaaatacaaataaaatctaTATGTCAAATCTAAACatcacagttaaaaacaaccaGTTAAAACAGCAATGAAAAGCAGCAGAGACTAAGACAGGCATCACGAGATCTAAAAAATATCGCTACGACAATAAAACTACTTAAAAGCACAACATAGCAGCAGAAACAGAATGAAGATTAAAAGATCTGAGAGAATCAAAAGGCATTTGTCTGGAGATAACAAAGCAGGGGGTGGGAACACAAGAATCATAAGACatgccctgctggaccagaccaagggtccatctagtccagcactctgttcacacagtggccaaccagccatcggccagggatgaacaagcaggacatggtgcaacagcaccctcccgcccatgttccccagcaaatggtgcacataggcttattgcctcaaatactagagatagcacacaactgtcagggctagtagcccttgatagcctttgcctccaggaatttatccaacccccttttaaagccatccaaattggtggccctcactacatcttgtggtagtgagtttcataatttaactatgcactgtgggaaGAGCTCTCTGTGGAGggtgttccataactggggggccacgaATGAAAAGGCCCGATCGCCtgtatttccccaccaccaccacttccaaaTGAAAGGGCACCCAGAGCAGTTCTTCCATTAACTTTCCCAGGGATCTAGTGGTGCATTTCCCTAGATCCCTtccactgtaaaaaaaaactaGTAGCACAGCCAATAATTTTATAGAGATCTACATTCTTATCTATATTGGAGCCAATAGCCATTGGCAGCAGAGGCTGCCCAGacaccccagcccagcccagaagCCAGTGTGAATTTACATATACATCTAAACCTCCTCGCTGGGTGAGGGCAGCAGAATGGATTGCAGCTGCATTCCTCTGGGAGAGCAATGTGTATAAATCCCAGATAAAACGAGAAGGCAGCAGCAACACTTATGAAAAGTCTCACTATTTCTAAGTAAGGCAATGACAGTGGGGCAGCCAGCTTCTCTGGCAATATACAACAGATTCCCTTGAGTAAGAAGTAATACTGTTAACACAACACCATCCTTCACAGTAACCACAGGTGGCCAACTTCAAGTTGTTTTTATCTTTAGTAAGACCTGACCTTCCATAGCATCTTTGGTCTCCGAAGGTAATTCACTCGGGCTGGGGATCCCAAGGGAGGTCTCTGCTTTTTCAATGACGTTTGAGATTCCATGACCTAAAGAAAGCAGAGATATTACTTTAGTCCtaaggggggggaaataaattacTTCACCAAGCAAGCAGAGGCCAAGTCGATATGGTGGAACTGTTCAAGGCTGTATGCTGCATTTGGAAAAAGTACAAATAAACCTACAAAAGAATAGCCATTAGCTTAATATTCATTTCACATAAAATGTATCCCTTGCTCCTCTGATTAAGAGAGAAGGTATGCATTTTTAAGAGCATGTCATGGTCTACGTGTGTTTATCCCACATTTTAGAATGATTTGTTAATCAGTCTCTgattacacagcttgggaccacaatacctgacgaaatGCCTCTCcagacgtgaatatacccggtcactacgttcaacatctaaggtcctcctccgggtgcctactccgagagaggctcggagtgtagcaacgagggacagggcctttttggtggtggcccccagactatggaacgatctcccttatgaggctcgcctggcgccaacgctgctatctttcaggcgccaggttaagactttcctctttgcccaggcatacggcagaacatcttaatcactcacatgtttatttttaacagttttaatgctttatgtatgtacgttctgcattttagaattttaaattttgtatactctattttatctcaattttagaatttctgtaaaccgcccagagagctcttgctatgggggcggtatataaatataataaatgaatattatTTTGCTTCTATATTTCTCCTTGCATTTGCCACTAttaacatttaaaagcaaaaaaaagcaaTATTGAGTGGAGCATTTATATGATTTCAATTGCAAGATATATTACATAGCTAGCAAGCCTTACCTACAGTAGCCACTGTAGCAGAAGCAGTTGAGAGGAACGAtttcccccagcttccccaatACCCCCATCCTGTTCGTGACCCC
This window of the Elgaria multicarinata webbii isolate HBS135686 ecotype San Diego chromosome 3, rElgMul1.1.pri, whole genome shotgun sequence genome carries:
- the FAM114A2 gene encoding protein FAM114A2, with amino-acid sequence MSQKDSEPLKEDACEPEENNQKTEEADTTETNGVEAEPVAMTRKRPEAKTTEPAKSQELLGQNVQASSFIEGSRTGWGYWGSWGKSFLSTASATVATVGHGISNVIEKAETSLGIPSPSELPSETKDAMEENQNLEEGNNDKGEIENPSPISGALGMFSTISAAVQSTGKTVITGSLDALEFIGKKTMDVIAEGDPGFKKTKGLMNRNSTLSQVLREAKEREEQRTATEVSMATEKKAHYGLLFDEFQGLSHLEALEMLSRESESKVKSVISALSGEELDIIKAELEQLKEAFSLAEFYDDEEEEKKEDEDFSKEVTDLFSQLRVSTKPAKLTQARNSARELAKSLSVQTAKEERLHDGDQQVGLGDAERDDEKTVEDIHTFAIRSLAELTAYSIEVFHKTAALVLHGQKEEVLAIDRARALSQMTVVLCKELSSLSKDFATCLTAVGVEEKADVLNPLITGVFLEASNSASYIQDAFQLLLPVLQISHIQARTELTPQ